One genomic window of Glycine soja cultivar W05 chromosome 9, ASM419377v2, whole genome shotgun sequence includes the following:
- the LOC114367314 gene encoding dof zinc finger protein DOF5.7-like: MSPDDTPSKPATAKDQETQSSGGSGRKSSSTRPQEQGLNCPRCDSPNTKFCYYNNYSLTQPRHFCKTCRRYWTKGGALRNVPIGGGCRKNKKVKSSRLSCDSKDSGSSSSEVGGLKFLHSLSPSMDFHLGGLPFPRLHHHHHPPTTYNHFSSFENTSSTSSCFNLDPSPGTTTTLSSSFAALYNYPFSYNGAIQGMSSLNVHSGLASSIESLSSINQDLHWKLQQQRLAMLFGGDNNQKDHSGVNQIENQTQKPQTILFQNLEISKPGTFPVGDSRKEHGPSGDTHTPSTEWFFGNSYASVTPTPTSSGGGPGNNDNASNWSSGGGGVHAWGDVPQQYSSLP; this comes from the coding sequence ATGTCACCCGATGACACACCTTCAAAGCCTGCCACAGCAAAAGACCAAGAGACTCAAAGTTCCGGTGGTAGTGGCAGAAAAAGCTCCTCCACAAGGCCCCAAGAGCAAGGTCTCAATTGTCCACGATGTGACTCACCCAACACCAAATTCTGCTACTACAACAACTACAGCCTCACGCAGCCAAGGCATTTCTGCAAGACATGTAGAAGATACTGGACAAAAGGTGGTGCTTTGCGCAACGTTCCTATTGGCGGTGGTTGCAGAAAGAACAAGAAGGTGAAGTCATCAAGGCTATCATGTGACTCCAAGGACTCTGGTTCCTCCTCTTCAGAAGTTGGTGGACTCAAGTTCCTtcattctctttctccttcCATGGACTTTCACCTTGGAGGGTTACCCTTCCCTAggcttcaccatcatcatcacCCTCCAACCACTTACAACCACTTTTCCTCTTTTGAAAACACTTCTAGTACTTCTTCATGTTTCAACCTTGACCCTTCTCCTGGCACCACCACCACCCTATCAAGTTCTTTTGCTGCTCTCTATAATTACCCTTTTTCTTACAATGGTGCAATCCAAGGTATGAGCTCTTTGAACGTTCATAGTGGCCTTGCCTCTTCCATTGAGTCTTTGAGTTCTATAAATCAGGACTTGCACTGGAAGCTTCAGCAGCAGCGATTGGCAATGCTCTTTGGTGGAGACAACAACCAGAAAGATCATAGTGGTGTTAACCAGATTGAGAACCAGACTCAGAAGCCACAAACCATTTTGTTTCAAAACCTTGAGATTTCAAAGCCAGGAACTTTCCCAGTTGGGGACTCCAGAAAAGAACATGGTCCAAGTGGGGACACACACACGCCTTCAACCGAGTGGTTCTTTGGGAATTCCTATGCCTCAGTGACTCCAACACCTACTAGTAGTGGTGGTGGCCCAGGGAATAATGATAATGCAAGCAATTGGAGTAGCGGTGGTGGTGGTGTCCATGCTTGGGGTGATGTGCCGCAGCAATATAGTTCTTTGCCCTAA
- the LOC114425066 gene encoding probable glycosyltransferase At5g03795, whose product MMTGKQGFFSLRGSLLFLAVLTLLSFTYLSLKYSTPTPQVTNLSVEKLNDAPGTEKEEEGGGEEEEVPDTFHSPRVFKLNYEEMEKKFKVYIYPDGDPNTFYQTPRKLTGKYASEGYFFQNIRDSRFRTENPDEAHLFFIPISCHKMRGKGTSYENMTIIVQNYVESLISKYPYWNRTLGADHFFVTCHDVGVRATEGLEFLVKNSIRAVCSPSYDVGFIPHKDVALPQVLQPFALPAGGNDIENRTTLGFWAGHRNSKIRVILARVWENDTELDISNNRISRATGHLVYQKRFYRSKFCICPGGSQVNSARIADSIHYGCIPVILSNYYDLPFNDILDWNKFAVVLKESDVYQLKQILKNISDAEFVTLHNNLVKVQKHFQWNSPSIRFDAFHLVMYDLWLRHHTIKY is encoded by the exons ATGATGACCGGGAAGCAAGGTTTCTTCTCTCTGCGAGGCTCACTCCTCTTCCTCGCAGTCCtcacacttttatctttcaccTACCTTTCCCTCAAATACTCCACCCCAACACCCCAG GTTACCAACCTCTCGGTCGAGAAACTCAACGACGCGCCGGGAACCGAGAAGGAAGAGGAGggaggaggagaagaagaagaggttcCGGACACGTTCCACTCGCCGCGCGTATTCAAGCTGAACTATGAGGAAATGGAGAAGAAGTTCAAGGTTTATATATACCCAGATGGGGATCCCAACACGTTCTACCAGACGCCGAGGAAGCTCACCGGAAAGTATGCCAGTGAAGGCTATTTCTTCCAGAATATCAGAGACAGTCGCTTCCGCACCGAAAATCCCGATGAGGCACACCTCTTCTTCATTCCCATCTCGTGTCACAAGATGCGTGGCAAG GGCACGAGTTATGAGAATATGACAATAATTGTGCAAAATTATGTGGAGAGCTTGATATCCAAATATCCTTATTGGAATAGAACCTTGGGTGCTGATCACTTCTTTGTCACTTGTCATGATGTTGGTGTGAGGGCAACAGAAGGACTTGAGTTTCTTGTGAAGAATTCCATTCGAGCGGTGTGCTCCCCCAGCTATGATGTTGGATTCATTCCACATAAAGATGTCGCTCTCCCTCAAGTGCTACAGCCATTTGCTCTTCCTGCTGGTGGGAATGATATAGAAAACAG GACTACTCTTGGATTCTGGGCTGGTCATCGGAACTCTAAAATCAGAGTTATTCTTGCACGTGTGTGGGAAAATGACACAGAACTTGATATTTCAAACAATAGAATTAGTAGGGCTACTGGGCATCTAGTGTACCAGAAAAGATTTTACAGGAGTAAGTTTTGTATATGTCCTGGTGGATCACAGGTTAATAGTGCTCGGATAGCAGACTCTATCCATTATGGGTGTATTCCTG TGATATTGTCAAATTACTATGACCTTCCTTTCAATGATATTCTTGACTGGAACAAATTTGCCGTTGTACTCAAGGAGAGTGATGTTTACCAGCTTAAACAAATCCTCAAAAATATATCAGATGCTGAGTTTGTTACACTTCATAATAATTTGGTAAAG GTTCAGAAACACTTCCAATGGAATTCGCCCTCAATCAGATTTGATGCTTTCCATTTGGTTATGTATGACCTCTGGTTACGCCATCACACGATCAAATACTGA
- the LOC114425513 gene encoding kinesin-like protein KIN-14R has translation MDPTQSNDVLQYPQTLISEPKDSPMQDANESLFDSMVCDSSSRLIPTGFTRSDNAEEDCFMFVNAGGDAFSEEAGGITFLADTYFDGGNVMRTNEQIVEGGDYPFIYQSARLGSFCYRFDNLPPGDYIVDLHFVEIININGPKGMRVFNVHIQDEKVLSELDIYAVVGANKPLQMVDLRVSVKDDGVILIRFESISGSPVVSGICIRRATKAPVPQVKSDYIKCSSCAVQIEIPSSQMKVMQAKSTAKYESKIKELTMQCDLKAKECYQAWMSLTATNEQLEEVQMELDKVTFNSLTTDQTVEKQAESLRNISNRYELDKKKWAEAINSLQEKIKLMKSDYSNLSFEAHECVDSIPELNKMVFAVQDLVKQCEDLKVKYNEEMAKRKKLFNEVQEAKGNIRVFCRCRPLNKAEISAGCNTIVDFDAAKDGCLGILTSGSTKKSFRFDRVYTPKDDQVDVFADASSMVISVLDGYNVCIFAYGQTGTGKTFTMEGTQQNRGVNYRTLEHLFKVSKERSETFSYDISVSVIEVYNEQIRDLLATGQTSKRLEIKQASEGFHHVPGVVEARIDNINEVWNVLQVGNNARAVGSNNVNEHSSRSHCLLCIAVKAKNLLNGESTKSKLWLVDLAGSERLAKTDVQGERLKEAQNINRSLSALGDVISALAAKSSHIPYRNSKLTHLLQDSLGGDSKTLMFVQISPSDQDVGETLSSLNFATRVRGVELGPVKKQIDTSEVQKMKAMLEKARSECRIKDESMRKLEENLQNLESKAKGKDQIYKNLQEKIKELEGQIELKKAMQNDSEKQISQLSDKLRGKEETCSTLQQKVKELEKKMKEQLQSESASFQQKVWDLEKKLKDQMQGSESESAILKDKIKELERKLKEQEQSSMSLLRQQMEQLEDRYREREQQWQQTDSFVDATVKAATPDVGKSCMSEECPSEIETGILRCSDSENRQISQGSSLFKGNGSTRKISQGSCLFKGNDSTHKIRSKREFRSNDENNFAMPSSLQHDRRVARKSDPPKIVRGLRPTPRPVTANLAPVSHKRASTSRDQVQGIKERDTKKKIWSR, from the exons ATGGATCCGACTCAATCTAACGACGTTCTGCAATACCCACAAACCCTAATCTCAGAGCCTAAAGATTCTCCAATGCAAGACGCCAACGAGTCCTTGTTCGATTCGATGGTTTGCGACTCCAGCTCAAGACTGATCCCAACTGGGTTTACGAGATCTGACAACGCAG AAGAGGATTGTTTCATGTTTGTGAATGCGGGAGGGGATGCTTTTAGTGAAGAAGCTGGTGGAATAACTTTCCTGGCTGACACATATTTTGACGGTGGCAACGTTATGCGTACCAATGAGCAAATAGTGGAGGGTGGAGACTACCCATTTATCTACCAATCAGCTAGGTTGGGAAGCTTTTGTTATAGGTTTGATAATCTTCCTCCTGGAGACTACATTGTCGATCTTCATTTTGTGGAGATCATTAACATAAATGGGCCCAAAGGAATGAGGGTGTTCAACGTACACATTCAAGATGAAAAG GTTCTATCTGAATTGGATATCTATGCAGTTGTTGGAGCCAATAAGCCACTACAGATGGTTGACTTAAGGGTGTCTGTTAAGGATGATGGGGTGATTCTCATAAGATTTGAAAGTATATCTGGAAGCCCAGTCGTTAGTGGGATTTGCATTAGGAGAGCAACAAAGGCTCCAG TTCCGCAAGTGAAAAGTGATTACATTAAATGTAGCTCCTGTGCTGTACAGATTGAAATTCCTTCATCACAG ATGAAAGTTATGCAGGCAAAGTCTACAGCAAAGTATGAGAGCAAGATAAAAGAGCTCACAATGCAGTGCGATCTCAAGGCAAAAGAATGCTATCAGGCATGGATGTCATTAACTGCAACAAATGAGCAATTGGAGGAAGTTCAGATGGAACTTGACAAAGTGACATTTAATTCACTCACAACTG ATCAAACTGTAGAGAAACAAGCTGAAAGCCTGAGGAATATTTCTAATAGGTATGAGCTTGATAAGAAGAAATGGGCGGAAGCAATTAACagtttacaagaaaaaataaag tTGATGAAGAGTGATTATTCAAATCTTTCCTTTGAAGCACATGAATGTGTTGATTCAATCCCTGAATTAAATAAGATGGTTTTTGCAGTTCAGGATTTGG TTAAGCAGTGTGAAGATCTCAAAGTGAAGTACAACGAAGAGATGGCAAAGAGAAAGAAACTCTTCAATGAAGTTCAAGAGGCTAAAG GGAACATTAGGGTTTTCTGTCGATGTCGTCCATTGAATAAGGCTGAAATCTCAGCTGGATGCAATACAATTGTGGATTTTGATGCAGCAAAGGATGGTTGCCTTGGAATTTTGACAAGTGGCTCCACCAAAAAGTCATTCAGATTTGACAGAGTTTATACACCAAAAGATGATCAAG TTGATGTTTTTGCTGATGCATCATCAATGGTAATCTCTGTACTGGATGGCTACAATGTTTGCATCTTTGCTTATGGACAAACAGGAACAGGGAAGACATTCACCATGGAAGGAACACAGCAGAATAGAGGAGTAAATTACAGGACTCTTGAGCACTTGTTTAAAGTTAGTAAGGAAAGGAGTGAAACATTTTCATATGACATATCTGTTAGTGTGATAGAGGTTTACAATGAACAAATCAGAGATTTATTGGCTACAGGACAAACATCAAAGAG GTTGGAGATAAAACAAGCTTCTGAAGGATTTCATCATGTTCCTGGTGTTGTAGAAGCCAGGATTGATAACATAAATGAAGTGTGGAATGTACTACAGGTTGGAAATAATGCTAGAGCAGTTGGAAGTAATAACGTTAATGAGCATAGCAGTCGATCTCACTG CCTTCTTTGTATAGCAGTAAAGGCTAAAAATTTGTTGAATGGCGAGTCTACCAAGAGCAAACTTTGGCTTGTGGATTTGGCAGGTAGTGAAAGACTTGCAAAGACTGATGTGCAAGGGGAACGACTGAAGGAAGCACAAAATATAAATCGATCTCTTTCTGCCCTTGGAGATGTAATATCCGCTCTAGCAGCGAAAAGCAGTCACATACCATATCG GAATTCAAAACTGACACATTTACTTCAAGACTCACTAG GAGGTGACTCCAAAACTTTGATGTTTGTACAAATAAGTCCATCAGACCAGGACGTAGGTGAGACACTGAGCTCACTTAATTTTGCAACTAGAGTGAGGGGTGTTGAGTTGGGTCCTGTTAAGAAGCAAATTGATACAAGTGAGGTTCAAAAGATGAAAGCAATG CTTGAAAAAGCACGGAGTGAGTGCAGAATTAAAGATGAATCTATGCGAAAACTTGAAGAAAATTTGCAAAACTTGGAGAGTAAGGCCAAAGGCAAGgatcaaatttacaaaaatcTGCAAGAAAAGATTAAAGAACTTGAGGGACAGATCGAGTTGAAAAAAGCCATGCAAAATGACTCAGAGAAACAAATCTCTCAATTATCTgacaaattgagaggaaaagaaGAAACCTGCAGTACTCTTCAACAAAAG GTGAAAGAGctagagaaaaagatgaaagaacAACTGCAGTCAGAATCAGCAAGTTTTCAACAGAAG GTTTGGGATCTAGAGAAAAAACTGAAAGATCAGATGCAAGGGTCTGAATCTGAATCTGCCATTTTGAAAGATAAG ATCAAGGAGCTTGAGAGAAAACTGAAAGAGCAGGAACAAAGCTCAATGTCCTTGCTTCGTCAACAG ATGGAACAACTGGAGGACAGATACCGAGAGCGAGAGCAACAGTGGCAACAAACTGATTCTTTTGTGGATGCAACAGTAAAAGCAGCCACACCAGATGTAGGTAAAAGCTGCATGAGTGAAGAATGTCCAAGCGAGATTGAGACTGGCATTTTAAGGTGTTCAGACTCAGAAAATCGCCAGATTAGTCAAGGTTCTTCTTTGTTCAAAGGGAATGGTTCCACTCGTAAGATAAGTCAAGGTTCTTGTTTGTTCAAAGGGAATGATTCCACTCACAAGATTAGAAGCAAAAGAGAGTTTAGAAGCAATGATGAAAACAACTTTGCCATGCCATCATCATTACAACACGATAGAAGAGTCGCAAGGAAATCTGATCCACCTAAAATAGTGAGGGGTTTGAGGCCAACACCAAGGCCAGTCACTGCTAATCTAGCCCCAGTGTCTCACAAGAGAGCTAGCACAAGCAGAGATCAGGTTCAAGGAATCAAAGAGAGGGACACTAAGAAGAAAATCTGGTCAAGATAG